In one Paracoccus everestensis genomic region, the following are encoded:
- the aroC gene encoding chorismate synthase, which produces MSFNTFGRVFRFTTWGESHGPALGATVDGVPPGVALDEAYIQQFLDRRRPGTSKHTTQRREADQVRILSGVFEGRTTGTPIQLMIENTDQRSKDYGEIAQAFRPGHADITYHLKYGHRDYRGGGRSSARETAARVAAGGVAQAVLRELLPDLRITGYMVQMGTLHLDRAKFDANAIAENPFFLPDATAVDQWSDYLDAIRKDQNSVGAAIEVLVEGCPPGLGAPVYAKLDTDLAAAMMSINAVKGVEIGEGMGAAALTGTDNADEIRMGNDGPIYLSNHAGGILGGISTGQPIVLRFSVKPTSSITTPRRTIDRHGKEIDLITKGRHDPCVGIRAVPVAEAMAACVILDHLLMDRAQTGGQRGRIGELPQN; this is translated from the coding sequence ATGAGCTTCAACACCTTTGGCCGCGTGTTCCGGTTCACCACCTGGGGCGAAAGCCACGGCCCCGCCCTTGGCGCCACCGTCGATGGCGTCCCGCCGGGCGTGGCCCTGGACGAGGCATATATCCAGCAATTCCTGGACCGCCGCCGTCCCGGCACCTCCAAGCACACCACGCAGCGGCGCGAAGCCGACCAGGTCCGCATCCTGTCGGGCGTCTTCGAGGGCCGCACCACCGGCACGCCGATCCAGCTGATGATCGAGAACACCGACCAGCGGTCCAAGGACTACGGAGAGATCGCGCAGGCCTTCCGCCCCGGCCATGCCGACATCACCTATCACCTGAAATACGGCCATCGCGACTATCGCGGGGGGGGCCGGTCAAGCGCCCGCGAAACGGCGGCAAGGGTCGCGGCGGGGGGCGTCGCGCAGGCGGTGCTGCGCGAGTTGCTGCCCGATCTGCGGATCACCGGATACATGGTGCAGATGGGAACGCTGCATCTGGACCGCGCGAAATTCGACGCCAATGCCATTGCCGAGAACCCGTTCTTCCTGCCGGACGCGACGGCCGTGGACCAGTGGTCCGACTATCTGGACGCCATCCGCAAGGACCAGAACAGCGTCGGCGCCGCCATCGAGGTTCTGGTCGAGGGCTGCCCGCCCGGCCTTGGCGCGCCGGTCTATGCGAAGCTGGACACCGACCTTGCCGCCGCGATGATGTCGATCAATGCCGTCAAGGGCGTCGAGATCGGCGAGGGGATGGGTGCCGCAGCCCTGACCGGCACCGACAATGCCGACGAGATCCGCATGGGCAATGACGGGCCGATCTATCTGTCGAACCACGCGGGCGGCATTCTGGGCGGTATCAGCACCGGCCAGCCGATCGTGCTGCGCTTTTCGGTCAAGCCGACCAGTTCGATCACCACGCCGCGCCGCACCATCGACCGCCACGGCAAGGAAATCGACCTGATCACCAAAGGCCGCCACGATCCCTGCGTGGGGATTCGCGCGGTTCCCGTGGCCGAGGCGATGGCGGCCTGCGTGATCCTGGACCACCTGCTGATGGACAGGGCGCAGACAGGCGGCCAGCGAGGCCGGATCGGCGAATTGCCGCAAAACTGA
- a CDS encoding substrate-binding domain-containing protein: MSTVKFTVSALAVIAASATTAAARDQIQISGSSTVLPYSTIVAEVFGENMDFPVPVVESGGTGSGLQKFCEGVGANTIDIANASRPIRDAERETCTANGVTDIMEVRIGYDGIVFANSANGPDFAYTPADWFNALSAKVVRDGQVVDNTAANWNEVNPDLPAQEILAFVPGTKHGTREVFEEKVILAGCEESGAMEAFVASGMDEDAAEEACTTLRTDGRAVDIDGDYTETLARIESSPNGIGVFGLSFYENNTDKLKVGTISGVTPSTETIASGEYPVSRPLFFYAKAAHIGEIQGLKEFLEFFVSDEIAGPDGPLAEYGLVSDPKLAATQQAVANGTVMQ, encoded by the coding sequence ATGTCCACCGTGAAATTCACCGTCTCGGCCCTTGCCGTGATCGCCGCCTCGGCCACAACTGCGGCCGCCCGCGACCAGATCCAGATCTCGGGGTCGTCCACCGTGCTCCCCTATTCCACCATCGTGGCCGAAGTCTTCGGCGAGAACATGGACTTTCCCGTTCCGGTCGTCGAATCCGGGGGCACCGGCAGCGGGCTGCAGAAATTCTGCGAGGGCGTGGGCGCCAACACCATCGACATCGCCAATGCCAGCCGCCCCATTCGTGACGCCGAACGCGAAACCTGCACCGCCAATGGCGTGACCGACATCATGGAAGTCCGCATCGGCTATGACGGGATCGTCTTCGCCAATTCCGCCAATGGCCCGGATTTCGCCTATACTCCTGCCGACTGGTTCAACGCCCTGTCCGCCAAGGTGGTCCGTGACGGCCAGGTCGTGGACAATACGGCCGCCAACTGGAACGAGGTGAACCCGGATCTGCCCGCGCAGGAAATCCTGGCCTTCGTCCCCGGCACCAAGCACGGCACCCGCGAGGTCTTCGAGGAAAAGGTGATCCTGGCCGGCTGCGAGGAATCGGGCGCCATGGAGGCCTTTGTCGCATCCGGCATGGACGAGGACGCGGCCGAGGAAGCCTGCACCACGCTGCGCACCGATGGCCGCGCGGTCGATATCGACGGCGATTACACGGAAACGCTGGCGCGCATCGAATCCTCGCCCAACGGCATCGGCGTCTTCGGCCTGTCCTTTTATGAAAACAACACCGACAAGCTGAAGGTCGGCACCATCAGTGGTGTCACCCCGTCCACCGAGACCATTGCCTCGGGCGAATATCCGGTGTCGCGCCCGCTGTTCTTCTATGCGAAGGCCGCGCATATAGGCGAAATTCAGGGCCTCAAGGAATTCCTGGAATTCTTCGTGTCCGATGAGATCGCCGGTCCCGACGGCCCGCTGGCCGAATACGGGCTGGTGTCGGATCCCAAACTGGCAGCGACCCAGCAAGCCGTCGCCAATGGGACGGTGATGCAATAA
- the pstC gene encoding phosphate ABC transporter permease subunit PstC yields MPLSWALFASFLLAAAGYIVGRSRAFATAGPDVRKLHSRPIYHGTSVALAALLPALAVLGLASVLRLTGVVTPESGLVAGAIALIAAVLGLGVGVMRIGQEYQARNVVERMVLGLLMLCSLIAIVTTAGIVLSLVFETGHFFQLYDWKAFFFGTEWTPRFQGNSRLGIVPLLWGTMYVSAIALLVAVPIGLFAAVYMSEYASRRVRGFVKPAIEVLAGIPTIVYGLFALITVGPLLRDYFAQPLGLGNSGTSVLTAGLVMGIMLIPFVSSLSDDIINAVPQSLRDGALGLGSTPSETVRQVVLPAALPGIVGAVLLAASRAIGETMIVVLGAGAAAQMSLNPLEAMTTITVKIVSQLTGDSDFNSPETLVAFALGLTLFVITLALNVVALIIVRKYREQYE; encoded by the coding sequence ATGCCGCTGTCATGGGCGTTGTTTGCAAGTTTCCTGCTGGCCGCCGCCGGTTACATCGTCGGCCGCAGCCGCGCCTTTGCGACTGCGGGACCGGATGTGCGCAAGCTGCACAGCCGCCCCATCTATCACGGCACCAGCGTCGCGCTGGCCGCGTTGCTGCCCGCCCTGGCGGTGCTGGGCCTTGCGTCCGTCCTGCGCCTGACGGGTGTGGTGACGCCCGAATCCGGACTGGTTGCGGGGGCCATCGCTCTGATCGCCGCCGTGCTGGGACTGGGCGTGGGCGTGATGCGGATCGGCCAGGAATACCAGGCCCGCAACGTGGTCGAGCGGATGGTCCTGGGCCTTCTGATGCTGTGTTCGCTGATCGCCATCGTGACCACCGCCGGGATCGTGCTGTCCCTGGTCTTCGAGACCGGGCATTTCTTCCAGCTTTACGACTGGAAGGCCTTTTTCTTCGGCACTGAATGGACGCCGCGCTTCCAGGGCAATTCCCGTCTGGGGATCGTGCCGTTGCTGTGGGGCACGATGTATGTGTCGGCCATCGCGCTTCTGGTGGCGGTCCCCATCGGGCTGTTTGCCGCCGTCTATATGTCGGAATACGCGTCGCGCCGGGTGCGCGGCTTCGTGAAACCGGCCATCGAGGTTCTGGCCGGGATTCCCACCATCGTCTATGGCCTGTTCGCGCTGATCACCGTCGGCCCCCTGCTGCGCGATTACTTTGCGCAGCCGCTGGGCTTGGGCAATTCCGGCACCTCGGTCCTGACGGCCGGGCTGGTGATGGGGATCATGCTGATCCCCTTTGTCAGCTCGCTGTCCGACGACATCATCAACGCCGTGCCGCAATCCCTGCGCGACGGGGCGCTTGGGCTGGGATCGACGCCTTCGGAAACCGTGCGCCAGGTGGTGCTGCCCGCGGCCCTTCCGGGCATCGTGGGCGCGGTCCTGCTGGCCGCCAGCCGCGCCATCGGCGAGACGATGATCGTGGTCCTGGGCGCGGGCGCCGCAGCCCAGATGAGCCTGAACCCGCTGGAGGCGATGACCACCATCACCGTCAAGATCGTCAGCCAACTGACCGGCGACAGCGACTTCAATTCGCCGGAAACGCTGGTGGCCTTCGCCCTGGGGCTGACGCTGTTCGTCATCACCCTGGCCCTGAACGTCGTCGCGCTGATCATCGTGCGCAAATACCGCGAGCAATACGAATGA
- the pstA gene encoding phosphate ABC transporter permease PstA has product MTDMPLSQPVAVPDRKSASLLQQDARTKARNAAEKRFRLYGVAAIAISMIALVVLLATILTGGAGAFRQTYLNIPVTLDAAVLDPKGNRDPAEMAKVLTLSYGKVLDAAVEATVARHGIQIEGLSDKDIDGLISKEASAQVRNRVLAEPDLIGQTVEFDVLTGGRIDGFFKGRVTMESAARDSNTSPQQLQLAQELADRGEIVTRFNWNFLRLADASDQRPEAAGVGAAIVGSFYMMLVVLVLAVPIGIAASIYLEEFAPKNRITDIIEVNISNLAAVPSIVFGILGLAAFINFAGLPQSAPIVGGLVLTLMTLPRIIIPTRAALKAVPPSIRDAALGVGASKMQSVFHHVLPLATPGILTGMILGLAQALGETAPLLLIGMVAFIRDIPGGLPQGLFDPASALPVQVYNWTQRSDPAFIERASGAIIVLLVFLLCMNVLAIWLRRKFERRW; this is encoded by the coding sequence ATGACCGATATGCCGCTGTCCCAGCCCGTCGCCGTGCCCGACCGCAAGTCTGCCTCGTTGCTGCAACAGGATGCGCGCACCAAGGCCCGCAATGCCGCCGAGAAGCGCTTTCGCCTGTATGGCGTCGCTGCCATCGCGATTTCCATGATCGCGCTTGTGGTGCTGCTGGCCACGATCCTGACCGGCGGCGCGGGCGCGTTCCGCCAAACCTATCTGAACATCCCCGTGACGCTTGACGCCGCCGTCCTGGACCCCAAGGGCAACCGCGATCCGGCGGAAATGGCCAAGGTTCTGACGCTGTCCTATGGCAAGGTTCTGGACGCCGCGGTCGAGGCCACGGTCGCGCGCCACGGCATCCAGATCGAGGGACTGTCTGACAAGGACATCGACGGCCTGATTTCCAAGGAAGCCTCGGCCCAGGTGCGCAACCGCGTTCTGGCCGAACCCGACCTGATCGGCCAGACCGTCGAATTCGACGTGCTGACGGGGGGCCGCATCGACGGTTTCTTCAAGGGCCGCGTGACCATGGAAAGCGCGGCACGCGACAGCAACACCTCGCCCCAGCAGTTGCAACTGGCGCAGGAACTGGCCGACCGGGGCGAGATCGTGACCCGCTTCAACTGGAACTTCCTGAGGCTTGCCGACGCATCCGACCAACGCCCCGAGGCGGCTGGCGTAGGCGCGGCAATCGTGGGGTCGTTCTACATGATGCTGGTGGTGCTGGTCCTGGCCGTGCCCATCGGCATAGCGGCCAGCATCTATCTGGAAGAATTCGCCCCCAAGAACCGCATCACCGACATCATCGAGGTCAATATCTCGAACCTGGCGGCGGTCCCGTCGATCGTCTTCGGGATCCTGGGGCTGGCGGCCTTCATCAACTTTGCGGGCCTGCCGCAATCGGCGCCCATCGTGGGCGGGCTGGTGCTGACGCTGATGACGTTGCCGCGCATCATCATCCCGACGCGCGCCGCGCTGAAGGCTGTGCCGCCCTCGATCCGCGATGCGGCACTGGGGGTGGGTGCGTCCAAGATGCAGTCGGTGTTCCACCATGTCCTGCCCCTGGCCACGCCCGGCATCCTGACCGGTATGATCCTGGGCTTGGCCCAGGCCCTGGGGGAAACCGCGCCGCTGCTGCTGATCGGCATGGTGGCATTCATCCGCGACATCCCCGGCGGTCTTCCCCAGGGGTTGTTCGACCCGGCATCCGCGCTGCCGGTGCAGGTCTATAACTGGACGCAGCGGTCGGACCCGGCCTTCATCGAACGGGCATCCGGGGCGATCATCGTGCTGCTGGTCTTTTTGCTGTGCATGAACGTGCTGGCCATCTGGTTGCGCCGCAAGTTCGAACGCCGTTGGTAA
- the pstB gene encoding phosphate ABC transporter ATP-binding protein PstB has translation MYDTSHRLENAVTPKDIKIQARQVQVFYGDKQALKDVDVDILDKTVTAFIGPSGCGKSTFLRCINRMNDTIPIARVEGEILLDGEDVYDRRVDPVQLRAKVGMVFQKPNPFPKSIYDNVAYGPRIHGLARNRAELDDVVEKALRGAALWNEVKDRLSEPGTGLSGGQQQRLCIARAVATSPEVLLMDEPCSALDPIATAQVEELIEELRTRFSVVIVTHSMQQAARVSQKTAFFHLGNLVEYGDTDDIFTKPQDSRTEAYISGRIG, from the coding sequence ATGTACGATACGAGCCACCGCTTGGAGAATGCCGTGACCCCCAAGGACATCAAGATCCAGGCCCGCCAGGTGCAGGTCTTTTATGGCGACAAGCAGGCGCTGAAGGATGTCGATGTGGACATCCTGGACAAGACCGTGACCGCCTTCATCGGCCCGTCAGGCTGCGGCAAGTCCACCTTCCTGCGCTGCATCAACCGCATGAACGACACCATCCCCATCGCCCGGGTCGAGGGCGAGATCCTGCTGGACGGCGAGGATGTGTATGACCGCCGCGTCGATCCGGTGCAGTTGCGCGCCAAGGTCGGCATGGTCTTCCAGAAGCCGAACCCCTTCCCCAAGTCGATCTATGACAACGTGGCCTATGGTCCCCGCATCCACGGGCTTGCCCGCAACCGGGCGGAACTGGACGATGTCGTGGAAAAGGCCCTGCGCGGCGCCGCCTTGTGGAACGAGGTCAAGGACCGCCTGTCCGAACCCGGCACCGGCCTATCGGGCGGCCAGCAGCAGCGGCTGTGCATCGCCCGGGCGGTCGCCACATCGCCCGAGGTTCTGCTGATGGACGAACCCTGCAGCGCGCTGGATCCCATCGCCACCGCCCAGGTCGAGGAACTGATCGAGGAATTGCGCACCCGATTCTCGGTCGTGATCGTGACCCATTCCATGCAGCAGGCCGCGCGCGTCAGCCAGAAGACGGCCTTTTTCCACCTGGGCAACCTGGTCGAATATGGCGACACCGACGACATCTTCACCAAGCCGCAGGACAGCCGGACCGAGGCCTATATCTCGGGCCGGATCGGCTGA
- the phoU gene encoding phosphate signaling complex protein PhoU yields the protein MNREKHISSAFDRDLETIQALAVKMGGMVEAAISDAATALETSDVELAEQVRRRDKAIDALEVQLNEDAARLIALRAPTATDLRMVLAVMKIAHSLERVGDYAKNMAKRTHVLSQMPPIDGAGLALRRMSTAVGRMVQDALDSYIRRDAGLAEDVRQRDLEVDQMYNALFREFLTHMMEDPRNITACMHLHFIAKNVERMGDLATAIAEQVIYLVTGELPDDSRPKDNSVPGMVSDQPAGG from the coding sequence ATGAACCGCGAAAAGCATATCTCGTCGGCCTTCGACCGCGACCTGGAAACGATCCAGGCCCTTGCCGTCAAGATGGGCGGCATGGTCGAGGCCGCCATCAGCGACGCCGCCACGGCGCTGGAAACCAGCGACGTGGAACTGGCCGAACAGGTCCGCCGCCGCGACAAGGCCATCGACGCCCTGGAGGTGCAGTTGAACGAGGATGCCGCCCGGCTGATCGCCCTGCGCGCGCCCACGGCCACCGACCTGCGCATGGTTCTGGCGGTGATGAAGATCGCCCATTCGCTGGAACGGGTGGGCGATTACGCCAAGAACATGGCCAAGCGCACCCATGTCCTGTCGCAGATGCCGCCCATCGACGGAGCGGGCCTAGCCCTGCGCCGGATGAGCACCGCGGTGGGCAGGATGGTCCAGGACGCGCTTGACAGCTATATCCGCCGCGACGCGGGCCTGGCCGAGGACGTGCGCCAGCGCGACCTGGAAGTGGACCAGATGTACAACGCGCTGTTCCGCGAGTTCCTGACCCACATGATGGAAGACCCGCGCAACATCACCGCCTGCATGCACCTGCATTTCATCGCCAAGAACGTCGAACGCATGGGCGATCTGGCGACCGCCATCGCCGAACAGGTGATCTATCTGGTCACGGGCGAGTTGCCTGACGACAGCCGTCCCAAGGACAACAGCGTGCCGGGCATGGTTTCGGACCAGCCGGCAGGGGGCTGA
- the phoB gene encoding phosphate regulon transcriptional regulator PhoB, translating to MTRQAPCVLVVEDEGAQREVLQYNLEAEGFAVVVADNGEDALLLVQEEQPDLMVLDWMLPKVSGIEVCRQVKADPATRGIPIIMLSARSEETDRVRGLETGADDYVVKPYSVVELMARLRTQLRRTRPASMGERLSFADIILDAAEHRVFRAGQALHLGPTEFRLLSALMERPGRVWTREQLLDRVWGRDIYVDTRTIDVHVGRLRKALMQNGGADPIRTVRGTGYSLG from the coding sequence ATGACGCGGCAAGCCCCCTGCGTTCTGGTGGTCGAGGACGAAGGCGCGCAGCGCGAAGTCCTGCAATACAACCTGGAGGCCGAGGGTTTCGCGGTCGTGGTCGCCGACAACGGCGAGGACGCGCTGCTGCTGGTCCAGGAAGAACAGCCCGACCTGATGGTGCTGGACTGGATGCTGCCCAAGGTGTCGGGGATCGAGGTCTGCCGCCAGGTCAAGGCCGATCCCGCGACGCGCGGCATCCCGATCATCATGCTGTCCGCGCGCAGCGAGGAGACCGACCGGGTGCGCGGCCTGGAAACAGGGGCCGACGATTATGTCGTGAAGCCCTATTCCGTGGTGGAACTGATGGCCCGGCTGCGCACGCAACTGCGGCGCACGCGGCCCGCCAGCATGGGCGAGCGGCTGTCGTTCGCCGACATCATCCTGGACGCCGCAGAACACCGCGTTTTCCGGGCGGGCCAGGCCCTGCATCTGGGACCGACCGAATTTCGGCTGCTGTCCGCCTTGATGGAAAGGCCGGGACGGGTCTGGACGCGCGAACAGTTGCTGGACCGGGTCTGGGGGCGCGACATCTATGTCGATACGCGCACCATCGACGTTCATGTTGGCCGCTTGCGCAAGGCACTGATGCAGAACGGCGGCGCCGATCCGATCCGCACGGTGCGCGGGACGGGGTATTCGCTGGGCTAA
- a CDS encoding ribokinase — translation MAIWNLGSINIDHVYRLDHLPRPGETLAARSYVQGLGGKGANQSIAAARAGAITHHIGAMGTGDDWVVDRLKNAGVCTADIGRLPGQATGHAIILLDSQAENAIVIHPGANRAITRPMLEKSLAALKPQDTLLIQNETACQVEAARIARKAGARVIYSAAPFDIGAVRAMLPFTTILAMNAGEADELFAAMPGDLPVQGLLITRGGDGAEYRDLTTGTVHRQAAFPVKPVDTTGAGDTFAGYFAAALDRGDPVPAALRLAAGAAALKVTRPGAGDAIPGIEEVIGFIANPS, via the coding sequence ATGGCGATCTGGAACCTGGGGTCGATCAATATCGACCATGTTTATCGGCTGGATCACCTGCCCCGCCCGGGCGAGACGCTGGCCGCCCGCAGCTATGTCCAGGGCCTGGGGGGCAAGGGTGCGAACCAGTCCATTGCCGCCGCCCGCGCGGGTGCGATCACCCATCACATCGGGGCCATGGGCACGGGCGATGACTGGGTAGTGGACCGGTTGAAGAACGCCGGGGTCTGCACCGCCGATATCGGGCGCCTGCCGGGGCAGGCGACAGGCCATGCGATCATCCTGCTGGACAGCCAGGCGGAAAACGCCATCGTCATCCATCCGGGCGCAAACCGGGCGATCACCCGGCCCATGCTGGAAAAGTCCCTGGCGGCCCTCAAGCCCCAGGATACCCTGCTGATCCAGAACGAGACGGCCTGCCAGGTAGAGGCCGCGCGGATCGCACGGAAGGCGGGCGCCCGGGTGATCTATTCCGCCGCGCCCTTCGACATCGGGGCGGTGCGCGCCATGCTGCCCTTTACGACCATCCTGGCGATGAACGCGGGCGAGGCCGATGAGTTGTTTGCGGCAATGCCGGGCGATCTGCCGGTCCAGGGTCTGCTGATCACCCGAGGGGGCGATGGCGCGGAATACCGCGACCTGACCACGGGGACCGTTCACCGCCAGGCCGCGTTTCCCGTCAAACCGGTCGATACGACGGGGGCGGGCGACACGTTCGCAGGTTATTTCGCGGCGGCCCTGGACCGTGGTGATCCGGTTCCCGCAGCCCTGCGCCTGGCCGCAGGCGCAGCGGCGCTGAAGGTGACGCGGCCGGGCGCGGGCGACGCCATTCCGGGGATCGAGGAAGTGATCGGCTTTATCGCCAACCCGTCCTAG